The Lycium ferocissimum isolate CSIRO_LF1 chromosome 10, AGI_CSIRO_Lferr_CH_V1, whole genome shotgun sequence genome window below encodes:
- the LOC132032605 gene encoding GSH-induced LITAF domain protein yields the protein MSKYEEPAVGIPYNPAYHQAPPVPQQIHQQQYYVGENPYQAGMVPSNVIYGDPKGIPIQQTIYRDTPAPFNCLHCGNTGLTLVKSKPSPAAFVGCMMPFMLGVCFLCPSMDCLWHKYHYCPSCNQKVADFEKSDMCLVVDPPNWEEKSFALPA from the exons ATGTCGAAGTACGAGGAACCGGCTGTCGGAATACCTTACAATCCGGCATACCACCAGGCTCCACCTGTGCCGCAGCAAATACACCAACAGCAATACTATGTCGGTGAAAACCCTTATCAAGcag GTATGGTTCcatcaaatgttatttatgGAGATCCTAAAGGAATTCCGATTCAGCAAACTATTTACAGAGATACCCCTGCTCCTTTCAATTGCCTTCACTGTGGTAACACCGGTCTCACCCTCGTCAA ATCAAAACCCAGTCCTGCAGCTTTTGTCGGTTGCATGATGCCATTTATGCTTGGAGTATGCTTTCTCTGTCCATCAATGGATTGCCTCTGGCATAAGTATCATTATTGTCCAAGCTGCAATCAGAAG GTTGCCGATTTTGAGAAATCCGATATGTGTTTGGTTGTGGACCCTCCAAACTGGGAAGAAAAAAGTTTCGCCTTACCTGCATGA